Proteins from a single region of Pyrus communis chromosome 6, drPyrComm1.1, whole genome shotgun sequence:
- the LOC137737746 gene encoding pentatricopeptide repeat-containing protein At3g06920, with amino-acid sequence MLLRQQVAGIRRGFHLNIYTFLKRFSSLSNEPPSEEKVVSSIDVRQVVDDVCRVLERGPWGPPLENALLALDKTPQSESVIGVLRRLKDVSLALNYFRWCEKQTDQAHCPEAYNSLLMVMARSRNLNYLEQVLEEMSVAGIGPFNTTCIELVVSCIRSQKLKDGFNLLQTMRKFKFRPAFSAYTTLIGALSTVPESDLMLTLFHQMQELGYEVTVHLFTTIIRVFAKEGRVDAALSLLDEMKSNSFSADVVLYNVCIDCFGKVGKVDMAWKFFHEMRMHGLVPDDVTYTSMIGVLCQAARLDEAVELFEEMDRHRKVPCVYAYNTMIMGYGSAGRFEEAYSLFERQRRKGCIPSVIAYNCVLTCLGKKRRAVEALRVFDEMKKDAAPNLPTYNILIDMLCKAGNLKDALQVRDAMKEAGLYPNVMTVNIMIDRLCKAQKLDDACSIFEGMDHKVCTPDAVTFCSLIDGLGKQGRVDDAYRLYEKMLDADQTPNAIVYTSLIRNFFKCGRKEDGHKIYKEMQRRGCSPDLMLLNTYMDCVLKAGEIEKGRSLFGEIKTQGFIPDVRSYSILIHGLVKGGFAHQTYELYHAMKDQGCVLDTRAYNAIIDGFCKSGKVNKAYQLLEEMKTKGHQPTVVTYGSVIDGLAKIDRLDEAYMLFEEAKSKGVELNVIIYSSLVDGFGKVGRIDEAYLVMEELMQKGLSPNVYTYNCLLDGLVKAGEIDEAIVCFQSMKDMKCTPNHVTYSILINGLCRVRKFNKAFVYWQEMKKQGLNPNTITYTTMISGLARAGNIRDASGLFEKFKASGGIPDSACYNAMIEGLSNAERAMDAYTLFEETRRKGCNIHSKTCVVLLDALHKAECLEQAGIVGAVLRETAKSQHASRSW; translated from the exons ATGCTCCTAAGACAACAAG TTGCAGGGATACGACGTGGCTTTCATTTGAACATTTACACATTTTTGAAAAGGTTTTCATCCTTGTCAAATGAGCCTCCGTCTGAAGAGAAAGTTGTGTCTTCGATTGATGTGAGACAAGTAGTTGATGATGTGTGCCGAGTCTTGGAGCGTGGTCCTTGGGGACCCCCCCTTGAGAATGCTCTATTGGCGCTTGACAAAACGCCTCAATCAGAATCAGTTATTGGAGTTTTAAGGAGGTTGAAAGATGTCAGTTTAGCACTTAATTATTTTCGGTGGTGTGAGAAACAAACTGACCAAGCACACTGTCCCGAAGCATACAATTCACTTCTCATGGTCATGGCCAGGAGTAGAAATCTTAATTATTTGGAACAGGTCCTGGAAGAAATGAGTGTAGCAGGAATTGGCCCATTCAATACCACATGTATTGAGTTAGTTGTGAGCTGTATCAGGTCACAGAAGCTGAAAGATGGTTTCAATCTACTGCAAACAATGAGGAAATTCAAATTCCGCCCAGCATTTTCAGCCTATACAACTCTTATCGGGGCTTTGTCTACAGTTCCTGAATCTGATCTCATGCTGACTCTCTTTCATCAAATGCAGGAGCTAGGTTATGAAGTTACTGTGCATTTATTTACAACTATTATTCGTGTATTTGCCAAGGAAGGACGAGTTGATGCTGCCCTCTCCTTGTTGGATGAGATGAAGAGCAACTCTTTTAGTGCAGATGTTGTGCTTTATAATGTCTGTATAGATTGCTTTGGCAAGGTCGGTAAGGTGGATATGGCCTGGAAATTCTTTCATGAAATGAGAATGCATGGCTTGGTGCCTGATGATGTGACATATACTAGCATGATAGGAGTTCTCTGCCAAGCTGCGAGACTAGACGAAGCGGTGGAGCTATTTGAGGAGATGGACAGACATAGGAAAGTGCCTTGTGTGTATGCGTATAACACCATGATCATGGGCTATGGCTCTGCTGGAAGGTTTGAAGAAGCATACAGCTTGTTTGAGAGGCAAAGAAGAAAGGGGTGCATTCCGAGTGTGATTGCATATAATTGTGTTCTCACCTGCCTAGGGAAGAAGAGACGAGCAGTAGAAGCGTTAAGGGTTTTTGATGAGATGAAGAAAGATGCAGCTCCCAATCTTCCAACTTATAACATTCTAATAGACATGCTTTGTAAGGCTGGTAACCTCAAGGATGCTCTGCAGGTTCGGGATGCCATGAAAGAAGCTGGTTTATATCCTAATGTCATGACTGTAAACATAATGATTGATCGACTCTGTAAAGCTCAAAAACTTGATGATGCTTGTTCTATATTTGAAGGAATGGATCACAAAGTCTGCACACCAGATGCAGTTACATTTTGTTCTCTTATAGATGGCTTGGGAAAACAAGGAAGAGTAGATGATGCCTATAGGCTTTATGAAAAGATGCTGGACGCTGATCAGACTCCAAATGCCATTGTATACACATCCCTCATCAGGAACTTCTTCAAATGTGGCAGGAAGGAGGATGGTCACAAAATATACAAAGAAATGCAGCGTAGGGGCTGTTCTCCTGATCTCATGCTTCTTAATACCTATATGGATTGTGTTTTAAAGGCCGGAGAAATTGAAAAAGGTAGATCTTTGTTTGGGGAGATTAAGACTCAAGGATTCATTCCTGATGTGCGAAGTTATTCAATCTTAATTCATGGCCTTGTAAAAGGAGGCTTTGCACATCAAACATATGAATTATACCATGCAATGAAGGATCAAGGCTGTGTATTGGACACCCGTGCTTACAACGCCATCATTGATGGATTCTGCAAAAGTGGAAAGGTGAATAAAGCATACCAGCTTCTGGAGGAAATGAAAACTAAGGGTCACCAACCCACCGTCGTTACTTATGGTTCTGTCATTGATGGTCTTGCCAAGATTGACAGGCTTGATGAAGCATACATGCTTTTTGAAGAAGCAAAGTCAAAAGGAGTAGAACTGAATGTAATCATTTATAGTAGTCTTGTTGATGGGTTTGGGAAGGTAGGTAGAATAGATGAAGCATATCTAGTCATGGAAGAGTTGATGCAGAAAGGTTTGTCACCTAACGTTTACACATATAATTGCTTGCTTGATGGACTTGTGAAAGCTGGTGAAATTGATGAAGCAATTGTCTGCTTTCAATCGATGAAGGATATGAAATGTACACCCAACCATGTAACGTATAGCATTCTCATAAATGGTCTTTGTAGGGTTAGAAAATTCAATAAGGCTTTTGTATACTGGCAAGAGATGAAGAAACAAGGGTTAAACCCTAATACAATCACCTACACTACCATGATCTCTGGACTTGCAAGGGCTGGGAACATAAGGGATGCTAGTGGGCTTTTTGAGAAGTTTAAGGCCAGTGGTGGCATTCCCGATTCTGCTTGTTATAATGCTATGATAGAAGGGTTGAGCAATGCAGAAAGGGCAATGGACGCATATACACTTTTTGAGGAAACTCGGCGGAAAGGTTGTAATATTCATTCCAAGACATGTGTTGTTCTGTTGGATGCCTTGCACAAGGCTGAATGCCTTGAGCAGGCAGGAATTGTTGGTGCTGTTCTTCGAGAAACTGCAAAGTCTCAACATGCGTCAAGATCATGGTAA